One Solanum lycopersicum chromosome 2, SLM_r2.1 genomic region harbors:
- the LOC138342041 gene encoding uncharacterized protein — protein sequence MVESQSLEVEDNPKTNHNHPLHLQALDTPVVLSWISAAVAPELMTSIVYASSSKKIWNDFMERFDKSNLTRIFHLWKEIIILLQGTDSVTAYYSKMRDVWDETDVMVPSPSCDCVESSSHVEHVKKQRLLQFFIGLNESYAQMRSSILLSPFVPSVNQAYAMAIQEESQRRLGQTE from the exons ATGGTGGAATCACAGAGTTTAGAGGTAGAAGATAATCCAAAGACGAATCACAATCATCCACTTCATCTTCAAGCATTAGACACACCTG TTGTTTTATCCTGGATAAGTGCAGCAGTTGCACCTGAGTTGATGACTAGCATAGTATATGCTTCTAGTTCGAAGAAGATCTGGAATGACTTCATGGAAAGGTTTGATAAATCAAATTTGACAAGGATTTTTCACCTATGGAAAgagattattatattattacaagGAACTGATTCTGTGACAGCTTATTATTCCAAAATGAGAGATGTATGGGATGAGACGGATGTAATGGTACCTTCTCCGTCTTGTGATTGTGTTGAGTCAAGCTCACATGTTGAACATGTCAAAAAGCAAAGGTTATTGCAGTTTTTCATAGGTTTGAATGAGAGTTATGCTCAAATGAGGAGTTCTATTTTGTTGAGTCCATTTGTTCCAAGTGTAAACCAAGCTTATGCAATGGCTATACAGGAAGAAAGTCAAAGGAGGCTAGGACAAACAGAATGA